A part of Neovison vison isolate M4711 chromosome 8, ASM_NN_V1, whole genome shotgun sequence genomic DNA contains:
- the THNSL2 gene encoding threonine synthase-like 2, protein MWYVSTRGMAPRVDFEGALFSGYAPDGGLFMPEELPQLGIETLRQWSSLSYPSLVKELCTLFIGPELIPRDVLNDLIDQAFHRFRHREVVHLSRLRNGLNVLELWHGVTYAFKDLALGCTAQFLQYFLEKKEKHVTVVVGTSGDTGSAAIESVQGAKNVDIIVLLPQGHCTKIQELQMTTVLRENVHVFGVEGNSDELDEPIKAVFADVAFVKKHNLMSLNSINWSRVLVQMAHHFFAYFQCAPSLDTHPLPPVEVVVPTGAAGNLAAGCLAQKMGLPIRLVVAVNCNDIIHRTVQRGDFSLSKAVKLTLASAMDIQVPYNMERIFWLLSGSDSQGTRALMEQFERTQSTSLPEELHDKLSEAMTSESVSDEAITRTMSRCWEENQYLLCPHSAVAVSYHYQQTDRQQPSLPRCCLAPASAAKFPEAVLAAGLTPETPAEILALEFKETRCTPMRKGDDWTLMLRNIIEGLSWQQRAHS, encoded by the exons ATGTGGTACGTCAGCACTAGGGGGATGGCCCCACGGGTCGACTTTGAGGGGGCCCTCTTCTCTGGCTATGCTCCCGATGGCGGTCTCTTCATGCCCGAGGAGCTCCCACAGTTGGGCATAGAGACCCTGCGTCAGTGGAGTTCACTCTCCTACCCCAGTCTGGTAAAGGAGCTGTGCACCCTCTTCATTGGTCCTGAGCTCATTCCACGAGATGTCTTAAACG ATCTGATCGACCAAGCCTTCCACAGATTCCGCCACAGAGAGGTGGTCCATCTGTCCAGACTGAGGAACGGGCTGAACGTGTTGGAGCTGTGGCATGGGGTCACATACGCATTTAAGGACTTGGCCCTGGGCTGCACAGCACAGTTCCTGCAGTACTTtctggagaagaaggagaagcacgTCACCGTGGTTGTAG GAACATCTGGGGACACAGGGAGTGCTGCCATTGAGAGTGTTCAAGGAGCAAAGAACGTGGACATCATCGTTCTGCTGCCCCAGGGTCACTGCACGAAGATCCAAGAGCTCCAGATGACCACGGTGCTGAGGGAGAATGTCCATGTGTTCGGAG TGGAAGGCAACAGCGATGAGCTGGATGAGCCAATCAAGGCTGTGTTTGCTGACGTGGCTTTTGTCAAGAAGCACAATCTGATGAGTCTGAATTCCATCAACTGGTCCCGGGTCCTCGTGCAAATGGCCCACCACTTCTTCGCTTATTTCCAGTGCGCGCCATCCTTGgacacccaccccctgccccctgtgGAGGTGGTTGTGCCAACAGGGGCTGCCGGTAATCTAGCAG CTGGGTGCCTTGCTCAGAAGATGGGCCTGCCCATCCGCCTGGTCGTGGCTGTGAACTGCAATGACATCATCCACAGGACCGTGCAGCGGGGAGACTTCTCTCTGTCCAAGGCCGTCAAACTGACCTTGGCTTCAGCCATGGACATTCAG gTGCCCTACAACATGGAGAGGATTTTCTGGCTGCTGTCGGGCTCTGACAGCCAGGGGACGAGAGCCCTCATGGAGCAGTTTGAAAGGACCCAAAGCACGAGTCTACCCGAGGAACTGCATGACAAG CTTTCAGAGGCCATGACGTCTGAGTCCGTGTCGGATGAGGCCATCACCCGGACCATGAGTCGATGTTGGGAAGAGAACCAgtacctgctgtgccctcactcGGCTGTGGCTGTGAGTTACCATTACCAGCAGACCGACCGGCAGCAGCCCAG CCTTCCCCGGTGCTGTCTGGCCCCTGCTTCTGCAGCCAAGTTCCCAGAAGCTGTCCTGGCTGCCGGGCTGACCCCAGAGACCCCCGCGGAGATCCTGGCCCTGGAGTTCAAGGAGACGCGCTGCACACCCATGCGAAAGGGTGACGACTGGACGCTGATGCTTCGGAACATCATTGAGGGCCTGAGCTGGCAGCAGAGGGCTCATTCCTGA